Proteins encoded within one genomic window of Spirulina major PCC 6313:
- a CDS encoding CDGSH iron-sulfur domain-containing protein, translating into MSKPVVFDHKPAVLDLEAGTYFWCSCGQSKNQPFCDGGHQGTDFTPVKFELESAQKVALCNCKHSANKPFCDGAHTSL; encoded by the coding sequence ATGAGTAAGCCCGTTGTTTTCGATCATAAGCCTGCGGTTTTAGACCTTGAAGCGGGAACCTATTTCTGGTGTAGTTGTGGCCAATCTAAAAATCAACCCTTTTGTGATGGCGGTCATCAAGGCACAGACTTCACGCCGGTTAAATTCGAGCTTGAATCTGCTCAAAAAGTAGCCCTGTGTAACTGCAAACACAGTGCCAACAAACCGTTTTGTGATGGTGCTCATACATCGCTTTAA
- a CDS encoding winged helix-turn-helix transcriptional regulator, with the protein MVNQASISQIGNKQVYCAVERTLAVIGGRWKVLILRELLGGVRRFGELQRALTGITQKMLTQQLREMEADGIVHREVYAQVPPKVEYSLTGLGESLRPILAVMHEWGIQHQQLEQLES; encoded by the coding sequence ATGGTGAATCAAGCATCCATTTCACAGATTGGAAACAAGCAGGTCTATTGTGCGGTGGAGCGGACATTGGCGGTGATTGGTGGACGTTGGAAGGTGTTGATTTTGCGGGAATTGTTGGGGGGAGTGCGGCGTTTTGGCGAGTTGCAACGGGCGTTAACGGGGATTACCCAAAAGATGCTGACCCAACAGTTACGGGAAATGGAGGCGGATGGCATTGTGCATCGGGAGGTGTATGCTCAGGTGCCGCCGAAGGTGGAATATTCCCTGACGGGGTTGGGGGAAAGTTTGCGGCCGATTTTGGCGGTGATGCATGAGTGGGGAATCCAGCATCAACAGCTTGAGCAGTTGGAGTCCTGA